In Actinomadura luteofluorescens, the sequence GCTCGCGGACCCGCCGTGGACCGGCTGCTCCCCCTGGCCGGGCTGCCCGCCCTGGACGTGCCCGCGGCGCAGGCGGAGCGGGCCCGCGAGCTGGCCGCGCGGCTCGGGATGCTCCGCGAGCGTGACGTCGACCTCGCCGGCCCGGTCATCGCGCGGGTGGAGCGGATCGCCGCCGAGCGCGACCGCCCCGCCGTCGCCGACGAGCACCGGACGCTCTCCTACGCAGGGCTGGCCGCCGAGGCGCGCCGGATCGCCGCGCTGCTGGAGGACGAGGGGGTCCGTCCCGGCACGGTCGTCGGCGTGGGCGGCGCCCGGTGCGCGGGCGTCATCGCCGCGTTCCTCGCGATCGAGCTGGTCGGCGCCCTGTACGTCCCGGCCGACGAGACCTGGCCCGCCGCCCGCGTCCGCGACGTCCTCGACCAGGCGGGCGCGTCGTTGCTGATCACGATGGACGCCCAGGGGGTCGCGCCCGCGCTGCTGGAGGGGGCGGCGGAGGCGGGATGCCGGGTCGTCGGCGCGTCCCGGGCGGACGGCCTGGCCCCGTGGGCGGGGGAGCCGCGCCTGAGCGCGCTCGACCAGCCCCGGTACGTGCTGTTCACCTCGGGGTCGACGGGCCGTCCCAAGGGCGCGGTCGTCGAGCACCAGGGCATGCTCAACCACCTCTGGGCGAAGGTCGTCGACCTGGAGCTGACCGGCGACGACGTGGTCGCGTTCACCGCCCCGCTGGGCTTCGACATCTCGATCTGGCAGATGCTCTGCCCGCTGCTCGTCGGCGGCCGGGTGGACGTGGTCGGCGACGAGGTCGGCCACGACCCGGTCGCGTTCGCCCGGGCGGTGAACGCGCAGGGCGTCACGGTCGTCGAGCTCGTCCCGACGATGGTCAGGCACCTGCTGGACGACCTGGCCGCCGGCGCCTCCCCGCCCGGCGGCGCCGGGGCCCGCCCGCTGGCGGGCCTGCGCTGGATGATCGCCACGGGCGAGGAGCTGCCGGCCGAGCTGTCCCGCCGCTGGCTGGAGGCGGTGCCGCACGCCCGGCTGCTGAACGCCTACGGCCCGACCGAGTGCTCCGACGACGTCACCCACCACACCGTGACGGCCGGTGACCTGGGGCTTCTCCGCCTGCCGATCGGCACGCCGATCGTCAACGCGCGCCTGTACGTGCTGCGCCAGGAGGACGACGGCACCTGGTCGGCGTGCGACGTCGGCGAGACCGGGGAGCTGTTCGTCGGCGGCGTGGTGGTCGGCCGCGGCTACCTCGGCGACGACGAGCGCACCCGCGAGGCGTTCTACCGGGACCCCTTCGGGACGTCCCCGACCGGGCGCCTCTACCGGACGGGCGACGCGGTGCGGCTGCTGCCGCCCGGCGCGGGCGGCGAGGACCGTCCCACGCTGCAGTACCTGGGGCGCGTCGACCGCCAAGTCAAGATCGCCGGGGTGCGGATGGAGCTGGGCGAGATCGAGGCGGTGCTGCAGCGCCATCCGGCGGTGCGGGCCGCCGCGGTGGTGGTGCACGAGTACCCGGGCAGGTAGCCGGCCTGCCCTTCACCGAGCGTGACCGGGCTGGCCGGATTCGGTTGCCAACCTTTGTCACCCGTCGAGCGTCCCGCCTGTCCGGAACGGACCTGGCGGCCGATGATTTTGTCACTCCTGTTAGCAATGGGGCCGGGCAAGTTCTGCTTTTGAGGGGATTGCGAGGCATGTGACCGGCTGGTTGACTGTGACCCCGCTACTCCTGAGTAGATCGTGGGACGCGAGCGGAAGACGGGCGAGGGCGGAAAGCGACGGCGCTCCGTATTGGCCGGAACACGGGGCGTTGACTCCGGGATCGCGCGGGCGATGTGCGTCCCCGGAGGAAACTCGGGTGAAAGGGGACGGGGAAACCCGATCAGTTCTGTGGTCATTCTCTTTGAATTTCTGCCCGCCGGCGTCTTGCCGGACCCGAATCCGGGCGTGAAGCAAACCCCCTGCGACCGGGAAAGCACCGCCTGATGTCCATCGAGTACGTTCCCCTTTCGGCCGCCCAGCGCAGCGTCTGGTACGCGCAGCAGCTGGCGCCGCGAACGCCGATCCACATCGCGCAGTACATCGAGATCGAGGGACCGCTCGACCACGAGCTGTTCGACCGGGTGGCGCGGATCGGCGCGCACGAGGTGCTCGCGCTGAACGCGCGGCTGGTGGAGGAGGACGGGACCGTCCACCAGATCCTCGACCCGGACGCCTCCGTGTCGATCCCGCTGGTGGACCTGTCCGGCGAGCCCGACCCGGACGCCGCCGCGCGGGCGTGGACGCGGGAGCGGATGGCCGAGCCGCTGCCGCTGCACGGCGAGCGGCTCTTCACCACCGCCCTGCTGCGGCTGTCGCCGGACCTGCACCGCTGGTTCATCCGCGCCCACCACATCATCCAGGACGGGTACTGCGGCTCGCTGATCGCCCACCGGGCCGCGGAGATCTACACGTCGCTGGCGGCCGGCGGCGGGTACGTCCCGGCGGAGCTCGGCGACTACCGGGCGCTGCTCGCCGACGAGGAGGAGTACCGGGCGTCGGAGCGGTTCGAGCGGGACCGCGCCTACTGGACCGAGCGGTTCGCCGACCGCCCGGTGGCGGTGTCGCTGTCGGACGCGACGGCCGAGCCCACCGCAGACCACCGGAGCCTGACCGGCGTCGTCCCGCCGGAGGAGAGCGCAGCCCTCGCCGCCGGGGCGCGGCTGCTGCGCACGGCGACGCCGGGCCTCGCGATCGCGGCGGCCGCCGCGTACGTGGCGCGGATGACCGGCGCCGAGGACGTCGTCCTCGGCCTCGCCGTCTCCGGCCGCACGTCCCGGCTGGCGCTGGAGACGCCGGCGATGCTGTCGACGATCCTGCCGCTGCGGGTCCGGGTCCGCCCGGACATGACGGTGGACGGCCTGGTCCGCGCCGTGACGCGGGCGACCGCGCGGGCGCTGCGGCACCAGCGCTACCGGCGCGACGACCTGGTGCGCGACCTGAGGCTGCTGGGCGAGCGGCACCGGCTGTACGGCCCGGTCATCAATGTCATGGCCTTCGACTACCGGCTGGACTTCGCGGGCCTGCCGGCGCGGATGCACGCGGTCACCACCGGTCCGGTCGACGACCTGTCGATCAACGTCTACGACAACTTCGACGGCGCCGGGATGCGCGTCGACTTCGAGGCGCACCCGGACCTGTACACCGAGGACCAGGTCGCCGCGCACCTGGACCGCTACCTGCGGTTCATGCGCCTGCTGGGGACGGTGGACCCGGCCACGCCGCTGCGCGACGTGGAGCTGCTGGACGCCGCCGAGCGGTCCCGCGTGCTGGAGGAGTGGAACGACACGGCGCGGCCCGTCGCTCCCGCCGTCGTCCCGGAGCTTTTCGAGGCGCAGGCCGCCCGCACGCCGGACGCGCCCGCCGTGACGCACGCCGGCGCGACCCTCACCTACCGGGAGCTGGACGAGCGCGCGACCCGCCTCGCCCGCCTGCTGATCGGCCGCGGCGTCGGCGCGGAGGACTTCGTCGCCCTCGCCCTCCCGCGCGACGAGAACCTGGTCGTCGCGGCGCTCGCCGTGCTGAAGGCGGGCGCGGCCTACGTCCCGGTCGACCTGGCCTACCCGGCGGACCGCATCGCGTTCATGCTGGACGACGCGTCCCCGGTCTGCGTCGTCACGACCTCGGACGCCGTCCTGCCCGGAGGAACGCCCCGGGTCGAGCTGGACGCGCTCGCCCTCGGCGGCCCGCCCGGCGGCGGCCCGCCCGCCGCCGTAACCGACGCGGAGAGGGTCCGTCCGCTCCGCCCCGGCAACGCCGCCTACGTCATCTACACCTCGGGGTCGACCGGACGGCCGAAGGGCGTCGTCGTCTCGCACGCCGGCGTCGTCGACCTGTGCGCGTGGGCGCGGGAGGACTTCGGCCCCGGCCGCCTCGCCCGCGTGCTGTTCTCCACGTCGCTGAACTTCGACGTGTCGGTGTTCGAGTGGCTGGCGCCCCTCACGATGGGCGGCGGCATCGAGGTCGTCCGGGACCTGCTGGAGGTCGCCGAGCGGGGCGGCTGGTCCGGGACGCTGGTCAGCGGCGTGCCGTCGGCGGTGTCCGCCCTGCTGGCGACGGGGGCCCCGGCGCTGGAGGCGGGCGACGTCGTGCTCGCCGGGGAGGCGCTGCCCGCGAAGCTCGTCCGGGATCTGCGGGCCCTCATGCCGAAGGCCCGCATCTCCAACATCTACGGGCCCACCGAGGCGACCGTCTACGCGACGGCCTGGTTCGACGACGGCGACCCCGCCGGCCGCGCCCCGATCGGCGGCCCGATCGCGGGCACCCGCGCCTACGTGCTGGACGCGTCGCTCGAACCCGTACCGGTGGGGGCGCCCGGAGAGCTGTACCTGGCGGGCGAGGGCCTGGCCCGCGGCTACCTGGACCGGTCCGCTCTCACCGCCGAGCGGTTCGTCGCCTGCCCGTTCGGGACGCCCGGCGAGCGCATGTACCGCACGGGCGACCTGGCCCGCTGGGACGGCGCGGGGCGGCTGGAGTACCTCGGCCGCCTGGACCACCAGGTGAAGATCCGCGGCTTCCGCATCGAGCCGGGCGAGATCGAGTCCGCGCTCGCCCGGCATCCCGCGGTGGGCCAGGTCGCGGTGGTGCACCGCGAGGACCAGCCGGGGAACCCGCGGCTGGTCGCCTACGTGGTCCCGGCGCCCGGCGGCTCCGCCGACCCCGGCGAGCTGCGCCGCTTCGTCGGCGAGACGCTGCCCGCCTACATGGTCCCGGCGGCGGTGGTGCCCCTGGAGGCACTGCCGCTGAACCCCAGCGGCAAGCTCGACCGCGCGGCGCTGCCCGCCCCCGACTTCGCGGCGCGGGCGTCCGGCCGCGAGCCGCGCACCCCCGCGGAGAAGCTGCTGGCGGACCTGTTCGCCGAGGTGCTGGGCGTCGCGCGGGTCGGGATCGACGACGGCTTCTTCGACCTCGGCGGCGACTCGATCATCGCCATGCGGCTGGTGTCGCGGGCCCGGGGGGCCGGGCTGCTGCTGTCGCCGCGGGAGGTGTTCCGGCACCCGACGGTGGAGTCCCTCGCGCGGGTCGCGCGGCCGGCGGAGGACGCGGCGCGGGGCGGCGCGGGCGGCGCGGCCGAGGAGCCCGGGGCCGGCGTGGGCGGGTTCCCGGCGACCCCGATCATGCGGTGGCTGCGGGATCTGGACGGTCCGGCCGCCGGGTTCAGCCAGAGCGTCCTGCTGCGCACCCCGCCGGGACTGGGCGCGGAGCATCTGACCCGTGCGCTGCAGGCCGTGCTCGACCACCACGACGCCCTCCGGATGAGCGTTCCCGACGGCGGCGAGCCGCGGATCGCCCCGCCGGGGACGGTCGACGCGGCCGCGTGCGTCCTCCGGGTCGACGTCGCCGGAGCCGATGACGCGGCCTTGGCGGAGACCGCGAGGGCGCAGGCCGCGCTCGCCCGCGGGCAGCTGGACCCCGCCTCCGGGGCGATGGTGCGGCTCGTGTGGCTGGACGCCGGCGCGGACGCGCCGGGCCGCCTGCTGGCCGTGCTGCACCACCTCGTCGTCGACGGCGTGTCCTGGCGGATCCTGCTGCCCGACCTCGTCGCCGCCTGGGCGGCGAGCGCCACCGGGGCGCCCGTCCGGCTGGACCCGGTCGGCACGTCCTTCCGCCGGTGGGCCCGGCGGCTGGCCGAGGAGGCGGTCACCGATCGCCGGGTCGCCGAACTCGGCCTGTGGACCGAGATGCTGCGGACGGAGGACCCGCTGCTCGGCGGACGCCCCCTGGACCCGGCCGAGGACACCCGCGGCACGGCCGGGAGCCTGACCCTCGAACTGGACGAGGCCACCACGTCGGCGCTGCTGACCGGCGTGCCCGCCGCCTTCCACGGCCGGGTGAACGACGTCCTGCTCGCCGGGCTGGCCCTCGCCGTGGCCGAGTGGCGCCGCCGCCGGGGGACCGGCACGCGCGACTCCGCCGTGCTGGTGGACCTGGAAGGCCACGGGCGCGAAGACCTCGGCGACGGTGCAGCGCTCGACCTCTCACGCACGGTGGGCTGGTTCACCAGCATGTTCCCCGTCCGGCTCGACGCGGGCGACGCGGCGTGGGACGACGTCCGCGCCGGCGGCGCGGCGGCCGGGGAGGCCGTCCGGAACGTCAAGGAGCGGCTCCGCTCGCTGCCGGACAACGGCGTCGGCTACGGCCTGCTGCGCCACCTGAACGCCGCGACCGGACCGGAGCTCGCCGCGTCCCCGGCGCCGCAGATCGTCGTCAACTACCTCGGCCGGGTCGAGACCGCGGACGGCGACTGGAGCATCGCCGCCGAGGCGGGGGCCCTGGACGGCGGCGGGGACGCCGCCATGCCGCTCGCCCACACCGTGGAGATCGACGCGATCGCCCGCGACTCGGCCGCCGGGCCGCGCCTGTCGGCCACCTGGACGTGGGCGGCCCGGATCCTGGACGGCGCGGACGTCCGCGAGCTGGCCACCGCCTGGTTCGAGGCCCTGCGCGGCATCGCCGCGCACGTCGCCGCGGGCGGCGGCGGGCCCACGCCGTCCGACTTCCCGCTGGTCCCGCTGACGCGGCCGGAGGTCGCCGAGGCGGAGGCGGCGCACCCGGGGCTGAGGGACGTCTGGCCCCTGTCCCCGCTCCAGCAGGGCTTCTTCTTCCACGCGCTGCTCGACTCCGGCTCCGACGTCTACACCGCCCAGCTCGTCCTGGACTTCGAGGGCCCCCTCGACGCCGCCGCCCTGCGCGCCGCCGGGCAGGGGCTGGTCGACCGGCACCCGGGCCTGCGGGCCGCGTTCGCGCAGACCGGCGGCGGCGACCCCGTGCAGATCGTGCTCGGCGAGGCCGAAGCGCCCTGGGAGGAGACCGACCTCGTCGGCGCCCCCGCCGCGCGGGTCCGGGAGGCCATGGCGGCCGAGCGGGCCCGCCCCTTCGACCTGGAGCGTCCGCCGCTGCTGCGCTTCGCGCTGCTCCGGCTGGGCCCCGGCCGCCACCGCCTCCTGCTCACCGCGCACCACATCGTGCTCGACGGCTGGTCGATCCCCGTGCTGGCCGGCGAACTCCTGACCCTGTACGCCGGAGAGCGGCCGCCGCCCACCGCGCCGTACCGGGAGCACCTGGCCTGGCTGGCCGCCCAGGACGGCGACGCCGCCCGGGACGCGTGGCGCGCGGCGCTGGACGGGATCGCCGGGCCGACGCTCCTGGCCCCCGCGGCCGCCGGCCGCCCGCCGGTGCTCCCCGAGCACGTCGTCCTCGACCTGAGCGCGGAACTGTCCGACGGGCTGACCGCCCGGGCGCGGCGCCACGGCCTCACCGTCAACACCGTCGTGCAGGGGCTGTGGGGGCTGCTGCTGGCGCGCCTCACCGGCCGCGACGACGTGGTGTTCGGCGCCACGGTGTCCGGGCGCCCGCCCGAACTGGCCGGGTCCGAGCAGATGGTCGGGCTGTTCATCAACACGCTGCCGGTCCGGGTCCGGCTGCGCGCGGCCGAGACCCTCATGGAGAGCCTCGGCCGCCTCCAGGACGAGCAGTCGGCGCTGTTCGCCCACCACCACCTCGGGCTGGGCGAGATCCAGCGGGCGGCCGGGACCGGCCCGCTCTTCGACACCATGACGGTGTTCGAGAACTATCCCCTCGACGCCGGGCTGCTGGAGGCGGAGTTCGGCGGCGTCCGGCTGGCGGACGCCGACCTGGTCGACGCCACCCACTACCCGCTGACCCTGCTCGCCGTCCCGGGCGAACGGCTCCGGCTCCGGCTGGAGTACCGGCCGGACGTCGTCGGCCGCGCCACCGCGGAGCGGCTGACCGCGCTGCTGGACGGCCTCGTCCAGACCCTCGTCGCCGAGCCGGACCGCCCCGTCGGCGACATCACGCTGCCCGGCGCCGACGACGCGCGGGCCGGGCTGGCCGCGCCCGGCGCCCCGGCGGGGCGGGGGACCGCGCCCGGCGGCAGCCGGCTGGTCGCCTACGTCGTCGCCGCGCCGGGCGCCGGCGTGGACCCCGAGGAGCTGCGCGCCCACGTCCGGGAGAACCTCCCCGAGTCGATGGTGCCCGCCGTCGTGGTGGTCATGGACGAGCTGCCGCTCACGCCCAACGGGAAGGTCGACACCAAGGCGCTGCCCAAGCCTGAACTCGCCGTCGCCGGCACTCCCTACCGGGCGCCCCGCGACGCCCGCGAGGCCGCGATAGCGGACATCGTCGCCGGCCTGCTCGGGATCGAAACCCCGGGCATCGACGACGACTTCTTCGACCTCGGCGGCGACTCGCTCGTCGCCATGCGGGTGGCGACCCGGATCCGCCGGGCCCTCGGAGCCGAGCTGCCCGTCCGGGCCCTGTTCGAGGCGCCCACCGTCGCCGGGCTCGCCGCGCGGGTCGCCGCGCTGGAGGGCACGGCGTCCGGCCGCCCGCCGCTGGAGCCCCGCGAGCACCCCGACGTGGTCCCGCCCTCCTACGCGCAGCAGCGCCTGTGGTTCCTGAACCGGCTGGAGGGCCCGTCGGCGACCTACAACATGCCGGTCGCGCTGCGCATCCGCGGACCCCTGGACGCGGACGCGCTCCGCGCCGCGATCGGCGACCTGGTCGAACGGCACGAGACGCTCCGCACGATCCTGCCGGACGCCGGGGGAGCGCCGCGCCGTCTCGTCCTGGCCCCGGCCGCCGCCCGCCCCGAGCTCGAGATCTCCGAGACGACCGAGGCGGAACTGCCGGTCCGGCTCGCCATGGCCGCCGGATACGCGTTCGACATCACCGCCGAGCCGCCGCTGCGCACCCACCTGTTCCGGGTCGGTCCGGACGAGCACGTCATGCTGCTGCTCCTGCACCACGTCGGCGGCGACGGCTGGTCCATGGCGCCGCTCGCCCGCGACTTCGTCACCGCGTACGCGGCGCGGGCCGGCGGGACGGCGCCGGACTGGGCGCCGCTGCGCGTCCAGTACGCGGACTACACGCTGTGGCAGCGTGAGCTGTTCGGGTCCGAGGAGGATCCGGAGAGCCTGGTGTCCAGGCAGATCGCGTACTGGCGGGACGCTCTGGCCGGGTTGCCGGAGGAGCTGCCGCTGCCGGCGGACCGGCCGCGTCCGGCGCAGGCGTCCTACCGGGGCGGGACGGAGCGGTTCCGGCTCGGCGGCGATGTCCGCGCCGGACTCATGAAGATCGCCCGGGAGACCGGCGCGAGCCCGTTCATGGTCGCCCAGGCCGCGTTCGCCGCCCTGCTGACGCGGCTCGGGGCGGGGACGGACGTGCCGATCGGGTCGCCGATCGCGGGCCGGACGGACGAGGCGCTGGACGACCTCGTCGGGATGTTCGTGAACATGCTCGTCCTGCGGACCGACACCTCGGGGGACCCGTCGTTCCGGGAGCTGGTGGGGCGGGTGAAGGAGACCGATCTCGCCGCCTACGCCCACCAGGACGTCCCCTTCGAGCGGCTCGTCGAGGTGCTCAGCCCGGCGCGCTCGATGGCGCGCCATCCGCTGTTCCAGGTCGGCCTGACGTTCCAGAACAACCCCGAGGTGCGGCTGGAGATGCCCGGCTTCAGCGCCGAGCTGGAGCCGCTGGCCGGCGGCGCGTCCCGGTTCGACCTGCTCGTGATCCTCACCGAGCGCGCCGAGGGGTTCGACGGCGAGCTGGAGTACGCGCTCGACCTCTACGACCCGGCCACCGCGCGGCGGCTCGTCGAGCGGTTCGAGCGGTACCTGTCCGCGCTGCTCGCAGACCCGGACTCGCCCATCGGAGCCGCGGACGTCCTCGCGCCGGAGGAGCGGTCACTGGTCCTCGGCGAGTGGGCCGGGCGGGCCGAGGCCCCGGCGGAGCGGGCGACGATCCCGGCGCTGTTCGAGGCGCAGGCGGCGGCGCGTCCGGACGCCGTGGCGGTGTCGTCCGAGGAGGTGTCGTGGACGTATGCCGAGGTGAACGCGAGGGCGAACCGTCTCGCGCACCGGCTCATCGGGCAGGGCGTCGGGCCCGAGCAGTTCGTGGCGCTCGCCCTGCCGCGCTCGGCGGACCTCGTCGTGGCGATCCTTGCCGTCCTGAAGGCCGGCGCGGCGTACGTGCCGATCGACCCGGACTATCCGGACGACCGCATCGCCTACATGATCGAGGACGCGCGGCCCGTCCTCACCCTGCGGCCGGAGGATCTGGACGCCGCCGGTGAGGACGACACCGACCCCGGGGTGGCCGTCGACCCGGACCATCCGGCGTACGTCATCTATACGTCGGGTTCGACGGGGCGTCCGAAGGGTGTGGTGGTTCCGCATCAGAACGTGGTGCGGTTGCTGCGTTCGACTGAGAAGTGGTTCGAGTTCGGTCCGGAGGACGTCTGGACGCTCTTCCATTCCTATGCGTTCGACTTCTCCGTCTGGGAGCTGTGGGGGCCGCTTCTGCACG encodes:
- a CDS encoding amino acid adenylation domain-containing protein, whose translation is MSARGPAVDRLLPLAGLPALDVPAAQAERARELAARLGMLRERDVDLAGPVIARVERIAAERDRPAVADEHRTLSYAGLAAEARRIAALLEDEGVRPGTVVGVGGARCAGVIAAFLAIELVGALYVPADETWPAARVRDVLDQAGASLLITMDAQGVAPALLEGAAEAGCRVVGASRADGLAPWAGEPRLSALDQPRYVLFTSGSTGRPKGAVVEHQGMLNHLWAKVVDLELTGDDVVAFTAPLGFDISIWQMLCPLLVGGRVDVVGDEVGHDPVAFARAVNAQGVTVVELVPTMVRHLLDDLAAGASPPGGAGARPLAGLRWMIATGEELPAELSRRWLEAVPHARLLNAYGPTECSDDVTHHTVTAGDLGLLRLPIGTPIVNARLYVLRQEDDGTWSACDVGETGELFVGGVVVGRGYLGDDERTREAFYRDPFGTSPTGRLYRTGDAVRLLPPGAGGEDRPTLQYLGRVDRQVKIAGVRMELGEIEAVLQRHPAVRAAAVVVHEYPGR
- a CDS encoding non-ribosomal peptide synthetase — translated: MSIEYVPLSAAQRSVWYAQQLAPRTPIHIAQYIEIEGPLDHELFDRVARIGAHEVLALNARLVEEDGTVHQILDPDASVSIPLVDLSGEPDPDAAARAWTRERMAEPLPLHGERLFTTALLRLSPDLHRWFIRAHHIIQDGYCGSLIAHRAAEIYTSLAAGGGYVPAELGDYRALLADEEEYRASERFERDRAYWTERFADRPVAVSLSDATAEPTADHRSLTGVVPPEESAALAAGARLLRTATPGLAIAAAAAYVARMTGAEDVVLGLAVSGRTSRLALETPAMLSTILPLRVRVRPDMTVDGLVRAVTRATARALRHQRYRRDDLVRDLRLLGERHRLYGPVINVMAFDYRLDFAGLPARMHAVTTGPVDDLSINVYDNFDGAGMRVDFEAHPDLYTEDQVAAHLDRYLRFMRLLGTVDPATPLRDVELLDAAERSRVLEEWNDTARPVAPAVVPELFEAQAARTPDAPAVTHAGATLTYRELDERATRLARLLIGRGVGAEDFVALALPRDENLVVAALAVLKAGAAYVPVDLAYPADRIAFMLDDASPVCVVTTSDAVLPGGTPRVELDALALGGPPGGGPPAAVTDAERVRPLRPGNAAYVIYTSGSTGRPKGVVVSHAGVVDLCAWAREDFGPGRLARVLFSTSLNFDVSVFEWLAPLTMGGGIEVVRDLLEVAERGGWSGTLVSGVPSAVSALLATGAPALEAGDVVLAGEALPAKLVRDLRALMPKARISNIYGPTEATVYATAWFDDGDPAGRAPIGGPIAGTRAYVLDASLEPVPVGAPGELYLAGEGLARGYLDRSALTAERFVACPFGTPGERMYRTGDLARWDGAGRLEYLGRLDHQVKIRGFRIEPGEIESALARHPAVGQVAVVHREDQPGNPRLVAYVVPAPGGSADPGELRRFVGETLPAYMVPAAVVPLEALPLNPSGKLDRAALPAPDFAARASGREPRTPAEKLLADLFAEVLGVARVGIDDGFFDLGGDSIIAMRLVSRARGAGLLLSPREVFRHPTVESLARVARPAEDAARGGAGGAAEEPGAGVGGFPATPIMRWLRDLDGPAAGFSQSVLLRTPPGLGAEHLTRALQAVLDHHDALRMSVPDGGEPRIAPPGTVDAAACVLRVDVAGADDAALAETARAQAALARGQLDPASGAMVRLVWLDAGADAPGRLLAVLHHLVVDGVSWRILLPDLVAAWAASATGAPVRLDPVGTSFRRWARRLAEEAVTDRRVAELGLWTEMLRTEDPLLGGRPLDPAEDTRGTAGSLTLELDEATTSALLTGVPAAFHGRVNDVLLAGLALAVAEWRRRRGTGTRDSAVLVDLEGHGREDLGDGAALDLSRTVGWFTSMFPVRLDAGDAAWDDVRAGGAAAGEAVRNVKERLRSLPDNGVGYGLLRHLNAATGPELAASPAPQIVVNYLGRVETADGDWSIAAEAGALDGGGDAAMPLAHTVEIDAIARDSAAGPRLSATWTWAARILDGADVRELATAWFEALRGIAAHVAAGGGGPTPSDFPLVPLTRPEVAEAEAAHPGLRDVWPLSPLQQGFFFHALLDSGSDVYTAQLVLDFEGPLDAAALRAAGQGLVDRHPGLRAAFAQTGGGDPVQIVLGEAEAPWEETDLVGAPAARVREAMAAERARPFDLERPPLLRFALLRLGPGRHRLLLTAHHIVLDGWSIPVLAGELLTLYAGERPPPTAPYREHLAWLAAQDGDAARDAWRAALDGIAGPTLLAPAAAGRPPVLPEHVVLDLSAELSDGLTARARRHGLTVNTVVQGLWGLLLARLTGRDDVVFGATVSGRPPELAGSEQMVGLFINTLPVRVRLRAAETLMESLGRLQDEQSALFAHHHLGLGEIQRAAGTGPLFDTMTVFENYPLDAGLLEAEFGGVRLADADLVDATHYPLTLLAVPGERLRLRLEYRPDVVGRATAERLTALLDGLVQTLVAEPDRPVGDITLPGADDARAGLAAPGAPAGRGTAPGGSRLVAYVVAAPGAGVDPEELRAHVRENLPESMVPAVVVVMDELPLTPNGKVDTKALPKPELAVAGTPYRAPRDAREAAIADIVAGLLGIETPGIDDDFFDLGGDSLVAMRVATRIRRALGAELPVRALFEAPTVAGLAARVAALEGTASGRPPLEPREHPDVVPPSYAQQRLWFLNRLEGPSATYNMPVALRIRGPLDADALRAAIGDLVERHETLRTILPDAGGAPRRLVLAPAAARPELEISETTEAELPVRLAMAAGYAFDITAEPPLRTHLFRVGPDEHVMLLLLHHVGGDGWSMAPLARDFVTAYAARAGGTAPDWAPLRVQYADYTLWQRELFGSEEDPESLVSRQIAYWRDALAGLPEELPLPADRPRPAQASYRGGTERFRLGGDVRAGLMKIARETGASPFMVAQAAFAALLTRLGAGTDVPIGSPIAGRTDEALDDLVGMFVNMLVLRTDTSGDPSFRELVGRVKETDLAAYAHQDVPFERLVEVLSPARSMARHPLFQVGLTFQNNPEVRLEMPGFSAELEPLAGGASRFDLLVILTERAEGFDGELEYALDLYDPATARRLVERFERYLSALLADPDSPIGAADVLAPEERSLVLGEWAGRAEAPAERATIPALFEAQAAARPDAVAVSSEEVSWTYAEVNARANRLAHRLIGQGVGPEQFVALALPRSADLVVAILAVLKAGAAYVPIDPDYPDDRIAYMIEDARPVLTLRPEDLDAAGEDDTDPGVAVDPDHPAYVIYTSGSTGRPKGVVVPHQNVVRLLRSTEKWFEFGPEDVWTLFHSYAFDFSVWELWGPLLHGGRLVVVPYLTSRSPEDFLALLERERVTVLNQTPSAFYQLMAADKERPGADLALRYIVFGGEALDLGRLEDWYSRHPEDAPTLVNMYGITETTVHVSYLALDRVHTATATGSLIGTGIPDLRVYVLDGRLQPVPPGVVGELYVAGAGLARGYLNRPGLSAERFVADPHGDPGTRMYRTGDLGRWRRDGTLEYLGRGDQQVQLRGFRIEPGEIQAVLTRHDAVSDAAVIVRDERLVAYVVGAGIDPSELRRFAGKDLPEHMVPAAVVELDALPLTVNGKLDRAALPAPDFAAKVSSRAPRTPEEETLARLFAEVLGLERVGADDGFFDLGGDSIIAIQLVSRARQSGLVITPRDVFQHQTVEELAATARPVGEGEETEAEAPGAGIGPVPVTPIVAWLRERVAGDAALIRGFHQSALLRTPPDLGAERLTGAFQALLDHHDMLRLRLDGWQPVVRPPGSCDAAALVTRVDVAGLDADKLQSVITEQATAARDRLDPAAGTVAQLVWFDAGREQGRLLVVLHHLAVDGVSWRILLPDLVTAWSGGALDPVPTSFRRWAQRLTVSEPGEDELEDWLDIVDGPPQSLAVRPLDPRVDIAARARSVTLDLPADVTGPLLTEVPAAFHGRVNDVLLTGLALAVAQWRRHRGGRGSGVLVDLEGHGREDVVPGADVSRTAGWFTSIHPVRLDTGHETGTAALKTVKEQLRAVPDGGIGYGLLRHGGGEAAAELAGVPPAQIAFNYLGRVAAGDGGDWTLAPEELIAGEDPAMPAAHVLEINAVTRDLPGGPVLSATWTWPDGLLEAAAVRDLAAGWFTALRALAADVAAGDAGGFTPSDLLVDLDQSEIDKLQTAWRQKS